Proteins encoded within one genomic window of Methanomassiliicoccales archaeon:
- a CDS encoding glutamate synthase-related protein, producing MQQVIENARSTTGTKTRVSDVSPVSGMCPICIEECGVLCEVGKSAFRGREVLYPMPEHFGTSTAASNKDFGLDYSDFQILAELIGAYGIEANPDKAFFENVKIETQVATRSKKPINLKVPFVIAGLGSTAVAKRNWDSLAKGAALSGIIETVGENVCGMDSESTYTKGKVVKSPDMAYRVSAYRELWDEKYGDIAVQTNVEDQRGGVDDYVLSKLEVNIIERKWGQGAKAIGGEVRLDSIERALELKKRGYLVLPDPEDKMVKEAFKAGAFKSFERHSRVGFPGLKSFVEDVESLRDKGAKYVFLKTGAYRPEVVAFTMKAASEAKIDMLTFDGAGGGTGMSPVPMMNEMSTPTVHLEAQVLACAQILKKKGKFLPDMVMAGGFVNEGQMYKAMAMSNIGGGPSIKAIAMARAPILAAMKSTYFAKMAESKSLPKSFTDMYTSDPANFFIMAKEMAKDKSLKLGKNLPWGAVGLHTYLVDRLGVGLKQLMAGSRKFNLENLDRSDIASLTPYASQVTGIETFDQMSSRVMPGILEYWDE from the coding sequence ATGCAGCAAGTGATCGAGAACGCTAGATCGACGACCGGCACCAAGACGAGGGTAAGCGACGTCAGTCCGGTCAGTGGAATGTGCCCGATTTGTATAGAGGAATGTGGTGTGCTTTGCGAGGTCGGTAAGTCGGCCTTCCGTGGCAGGGAGGTTCTTTACCCTATGCCGGAGCATTTCGGCACCAGCACCGCCGCTTCAAACAAGGACTTCGGTCTGGACTATTCTGATTTCCAGATCCTGGCAGAGCTCATCGGTGCCTATGGAATTGAGGCTAACCCGGACAAGGCTTTCTTCGAGAACGTCAAGATCGAGACGCAGGTCGCGACCCGTTCGAAGAAACCGATCAACCTAAAGGTCCCGTTCGTCATCGCTGGACTCGGTTCGACAGCGGTCGCCAAGAGGAACTGGGACAGCCTGGCCAAGGGAGCAGCGCTCTCCGGCATCATCGAGACAGTGGGAGAGAACGTCTGCGGGATGGACTCCGAATCGACCTACACCAAGGGCAAGGTCGTGAAATCCCCGGACATGGCATACCGTGTGTCTGCCTATCGCGAGCTCTGGGACGAAAAGTACGGAGATATCGCCGTGCAGACGAACGTTGAGGACCAAAGGGGCGGCGTTGATGATTACGTCCTTTCCAAGCTCGAGGTCAACATAATCGAAAGGAAGTGGGGACAGGGTGCCAAGGCCATCGGAGGAGAGGTCAGGCTAGACTCCATCGAAAGGGCGCTCGAGCTCAAGAAGCGCGGATATCTGGTGCTCCCGGACCCAGAGGACAAGATGGTGAAGGAGGCGTTCAAGGCCGGAGCCTTCAAGTCCTTTGAGAGGCACAGCCGGGTCGGTTTCCCCGGACTGAAGTCGTTCGTCGAGGACGTCGAGTCCCTGAGGGACAAGGGAGCCAAGTACGTGTTCCTGAAGACTGGCGCCTATAGACCGGAGGTCGTCGCCTTTACGATGAAGGCCGCCTCGGAGGCCAAGATCGACATGCTCACCTTTGATGGAGCTGGAGGCGGCACCGGCATGTCCCCGGTACCGATGATGAACGAGATGTCCACACCGACCGTTCACCTGGAGGCCCAAGTCTTGGCATGCGCCCAGATCCTGAAGAAGAAGGGTAAGTTCCTGCCCGACATGGTCATGGCCGGTGGGTTCGTCAATGAGGGACAGATGTACAAGGCAATGGCGATGAGCAACATCGGCGGCGGCCCATCGATCAAGGCGATCGCGATGGCCCGGGCCCCGATCCTGGCTGCAATGAAGTCCACGTACTTCGCCAAGATGGCCGAGTCCAAGAGCCTTCCCAAGAGCTTCACCGACATGTACACCTCGGACCCAGCGAACTTCTTCATCATGGCGAAGGAGATGGCCAAGGACAAGAGCCTCAAGCTGGGTAAGAACCTCCCATGGGGGGCGGTTGGTCTCCACACCTACCTGGTCGACAGGCTCGGCGTCGGACTGAAGCAGCTCATGGCCGGATCCAGGAAGTTCAACCTGGAGAACCTGGACCGCTCCGATATTGCCTCCTTGACCCCGTACGCCTCGCAGGTCACTGGCATAGAGACCTTCGACCAGATGTCGTCAAGGGTCATGCCTGGTATCTTGGAATACTGGGACGAGTGA
- a CDS encoding thioredoxin domain-containing protein — protein MEPKPKFSNHLVHEKSPYLIMHSHNPVDWYPWGEAAFTEAKRTGKPVFLSIGYSACHWCHVMERESFEDEDVAKALNEGYVSIKVDREERPDIDELYMKACQAMTGGGGWPLTIVMTPEKIPFFAATYIPRNGQFGMSDIITVLNAISTAWKEEQGEIRSITSTIMRDIAAMQIVRPGEPSLRYLDDAFQGLKKTYEEKFGGFEKSPKFPIPHKVMFLLRYWNDTGKDDALKMADWTLTNMMLGGIHDHIGGGFHRYSTDGQWILPHFEKMLYDQALICMAYTEAYLATGKDDFRKVAEGIVEYVLRDLVSDRGAFCASEDADSEGVEGKFYTWTSIEIEEVLKDLNPEVFMACFDVHPEGTIGSGREGDSDRNLLHLVADLATLASKFEMSPAQLDDYLSSCMERLRRVREMRIRPARDDKVLTDWNGLMIAALAKAGRAFDEERYLQAAKRAVDSIEGFLASPEGGLYHMYRDGEARVNGMLSDHAYYIWGLLELYQATFEYRYLNRAVEYTRRTIDLFGDDSGGFYNSMAKDDLVILSKEISDGAMPSANSVMVYDLAMLSTMIDDRRMKEAAMASAKYYDFYLSKVPDALSFFMMGLRMLLRPAEELVIAGDPMDERTSAMVGATNSIFHPYTVMMLNPMREGKMPECKNLSSLNDKTPIGGKATAYLCRNGSCLKPIQDLDELMDALRAAVKPHQV, from the coding sequence ATGGAGCCCAAGCCGAAATTCTCCAACCATCTTGTGCACGAGAAGAGTCCCTATCTGATCATGCATTCACATAACCCGGTTGATTGGTATCCCTGGGGAGAGGCAGCTTTCACCGAAGCGAAGCGAACCGGAAAACCGGTCTTCCTCTCCATCGGTTATTCCGCCTGTCACTGGTGTCATGTCATGGAGAGGGAGTCGTTCGAAGATGAGGATGTGGCCAAGGCATTGAACGAAGGTTACGTGTCCATCAAGGTGGATAGGGAAGAGCGTCCGGACATCGATGAGCTATACATGAAGGCATGTCAGGCCATGACCGGAGGGGGAGGTTGGCCGTTGACCATCGTGATGACGCCGGAGAAGATACCTTTCTTCGCCGCCACCTATATCCCTCGGAACGGCCAATTCGGCATGTCGGACATCATCACCGTGCTCAACGCCATCTCGACCGCCTGGAAAGAAGAACAGGGAGAGATCCGATCGATCACCTCTACCATAATGAGGGACATAGCGGCGATGCAGATCGTCAGGCCGGGCGAACCGAGCTTAAGATATCTGGACGACGCATTTCAAGGTCTGAAGAAGACCTATGAGGAGAAGTTCGGCGGATTCGAGAAGTCACCAAAGTTCCCCATCCCCCACAAGGTCATGTTCCTCCTTCGGTACTGGAATGACACCGGCAAAGATGACGCTTTGAAGATGGCCGATTGGACCCTCACCAATATGATGCTCGGAGGGATCCATGACCACATAGGAGGAGGATTCCATCGGTATTCCACCGACGGACAATGGATATTGCCTCACTTCGAAAAGATGCTTTATGACCAGGCCCTGATCTGCATGGCCTATACTGAGGCGTACCTGGCCACCGGCAAGGATGATTTCAGGAAGGTGGCGGAAGGTATAGTCGAGTATGTTCTGAGGGACCTGGTCTCGGACAGAGGGGCGTTCTGCGCTTCCGAGGATGCGGACAGCGAGGGCGTGGAGGGCAAGTTCTACACATGGACCAGCATCGAGATCGAGGAGGTGCTCAAGGACCTGAATCCCGAGGTCTTCATGGCATGCTTTGACGTCCACCCCGAGGGGACCATCGGTTCTGGCAGGGAAGGGGACAGCGATCGAAACCTCCTGCACCTAGTGGCAGACCTCGCCACCCTGGCCTCCAAGTTCGAGATGAGCCCGGCGCAATTGGATGATTATCTAAGCTCATGCATGGAACGTTTGAGAAGGGTCCGTGAGATGCGTATCCGTCCAGCCCGCGATGACAAGGTCCTTACGGATTGGAACGGGCTCATGATCGCCGCCTTGGCTAAAGCGGGTAGAGCATTCGATGAGGAGCGTTACCTGCAGGCGGCAAAGAGGGCGGTGGATTCGATAGAAGGATTCTTGGCGTCGCCGGAGGGCGGCCTATACCACATGTATCGGGACGGTGAGGCCAGGGTGAACGGCATGCTCTCTGACCATGCCTATTACATCTGGGGGCTCCTGGAGCTTTATCAGGCCACCTTCGAGTATCGATATTTGAACAGAGCGGTCGAATATACCAGGAGGACCATCGATCTGTTCGGTGACGATAGCGGAGGATTCTACAACTCCATGGCCAAGGACGATCTGGTCATCCTGAGCAAGGAGATCTCGGATGGGGCCATGCCTTCGGCGAATTCGGTGATGGTCTATGACCTGGCTATGCTGTCGACGATGATCGATGACCGGAGGATGAAGGAGGCGGCGATGGCCTCCGCCAAATACTATGACTTTTACCTTTCCAAGGTACCGGACGCGCTGTCGTTCTTCATGATGGGTCTGAGGATGCTGCTGAGACCGGCCGAGGAGTTGGTCATCGCCGGCGACCCTATGGACGAACGCACAAGTGCGATGGTCGGGGCTACCAACTCGATCTTCCATCCGTATACAGTCATGATGCTGAATCCAATGCGGGAAGGAAAGATGCCCGAGTGCAAGAACCTCTCCAGCCTGAATGATAAGACTCCGATTGGCGGAAAGGCCACTGCCTACCTTTGCCGGAATGGGAGCTGTCTCAAGCCCATTCAGGATCTTGACGAGCTCATGGATGCGTTGAGAGCGGCGGTCAAGCCTCATCAGGTGTGA
- a CDS encoding ECF transporter S component produces the protein METDTMDTVRVKTHSRITYMSLVPTVATITVAAFILYLTFVDSSDLKTYAALLTNAFMLLLLITFFGRFEETAVSSKEVALIGILGAIIAASRIPFAAIPNVQPCTFLIMAVGLVFGPLAGFMVGGTTAIISNLFLGMGPWAIWQMAGWGLVGFVSGLIGKKSKEVSVVKMAILCFMLGWMYNELLDFSSWVWLYNLDPEKFLFIFGAGLPFGLLHSGGNVVFTFALAKPVMRAFRRFQSRFQVTYVDRPPASVVTPDEA, from the coding sequence ATGGAGACCGATACCATGGATACCGTGAGAGTTAAGACGCATTCGCGGATTACCTACATGTCATTGGTCCCGACCGTGGCGACCATAACCGTAGCGGCGTTCATACTCTATCTCACGTTCGTGGACTCATCGGACCTGAAGACCTATGCGGCATTGCTCACGAACGCCTTCATGCTGCTCCTCCTAATAACGTTCTTTGGCCGCTTCGAGGAAACCGCTGTTAGCTCGAAGGAAGTGGCCTTGATCGGGATACTCGGCGCCATCATCGCGGCATCGCGCATCCCATTCGCAGCCATCCCGAACGTTCAGCCGTGCACCTTCCTGATCATGGCGGTCGGCTTGGTCTTCGGACCGTTGGCCGGGTTCATGGTCGGCGGCACGACGGCGATCATTTCCAACCTGTTCCTCGGGATGGGCCCCTGGGCGATATGGCAGATGGCCGGTTGGGGTTTGGTGGGATTTGTCTCCGGCCTCATCGGAAAAAAGAGCAAGGAGGTGAGCGTTGTCAAGATGGCCATCCTCTGCTTCATGCTCGGCTGGATGTACAACGAACTGCTCGATTTCAGCAGTTGGGTCTGGCTGTATAATCTGGACCCGGAGAAGTTCTTGTTCATATTCGGTGCAGGCCTGCCTTTCGGATTATTGCATTCGGGCGGCAATGTGGTCTTCACTTTTGCTCTGGCAAAGCCGGTCATGCGCGCATTCCGCCGGTTCCAGTCACGGTTCCAGGTGACCTACGTCGATAGGCCGCCGGCATCGGTGGTCACACCTGATGAGGCTTGA
- a CDS encoding energy-coupling factor transporter ATPase: MIEVERLSFQYVGANANSLNDVNLKIKEGEFILVLGRSGCGKSTLCRALNGLIPHFYGGRMSGHVVVDGMDTRDHSPCDYANLVGMVFQDPENQLVMTNVENEMAFGMENMCVPTETMRERVLQYSEYLDLKQFLTRFIPELSGGEKQKVAMASILAMRPKYIVLDEPTSQLDGDNAVLFLEFLKQMNRELGISVILVEHRVERCIDYPDRIIVMDQGSIVKDGPRDEMVDYMKGIGLLNAPESRNVAIPDDKPDIIEADNISFGYEGREVLKCLGLKVKTGELVSITGDNGSGKSTLMKNLNGLLRPRTGDVKVNGKSISGLTSASIAKTIGYLGQNPNDYLFEESLEAELQFTLRNLKIDEKEWDERIHWALRILDLERYLKRFPRDLSCGERERAALASILVAKPKVLILDEPTRGLDQWNKAKLGDILEKLRAEGQTTILVTHDYRFIAEYSSRVLRLKDGCLTEISLDDMMAIAKEELGVV; encoded by the coding sequence ATGATCGAGGTGGAACGGCTCTCATTCCAGTATGTCGGTGCGAACGCCAATTCATTGAACGACGTCAATCTTAAGATAAAGGAAGGCGAGTTCATCCTGGTGCTGGGGAGGTCGGGCTGCGGCAAGTCCACCCTCTGCCGTGCCCTGAACGGGCTCATCCCTCATTTCTATGGCGGGAGGATGTCAGGCCATGTGGTCGTCGACGGCATGGACACGAGAGACCATTCCCCCTGTGACTACGCGAACTTGGTAGGCATGGTGTTCCAGGACCCCGAGAACCAGTTGGTCATGACCAATGTGGAGAATGAGATGGCATTCGGCATGGAGAACATGTGCGTCCCCACCGAGACCATGAGGGAAAGGGTCCTTCAATACTCCGAGTACCTGGACCTGAAACAATTCCTGACCCGGTTCATTCCGGAACTGAGCGGAGGGGAGAAGCAGAAGGTGGCCATGGCATCCATCCTGGCCATGCGACCGAAGTACATCGTGCTGGACGAACCCACATCGCAGCTGGACGGGGACAACGCCGTGCTGTTCCTGGAGTTCCTTAAGCAGATGAACCGCGAACTGGGGATATCGGTCATACTGGTTGAGCACCGGGTCGAGCGCTGCATCGATTATCCCGACCGGATAATCGTCATGGACCAGGGTTCCATCGTCAAGGACGGGCCACGGGACGAGATGGTGGATTACATGAAGGGCATAGGCCTTTTGAACGCGCCAGAGAGCCGCAATGTGGCGATCCCCGACGATAAACCCGACATAATCGAGGCGGATAACATCAGCTTCGGATATGAAGGAAGAGAGGTGCTAAAGTGCTTGGGATTGAAGGTCAAGACTGGCGAACTGGTCTCCATCACCGGTGATAACGGGAGCGGCAAGTCCACCCTGATGAAGAACCTCAATGGGCTGCTGAGACCGAGGACCGGTGATGTAAAGGTCAACGGTAAAAGCATCTCCGGTCTGACGTCCGCATCGATCGCCAAGACCATTGGCTATCTGGGGCAGAATCCTAACGATTACCTGTTCGAGGAATCGCTCGAGGCGGAACTCCAGTTCACCCTCAGAAACCTCAAGATCGATGAGAAGGAGTGGGACGAGAGGATCCACTGGGCGCTCAGGATACTGGATCTGGAGCGGTACCTGAAGAGGTTCCCCCGGGACCTGAGCTGCGGTGAGAGGGAGAGGGCCGCCCTGGCCTCGATCCTTGTCGCCAAGCCCAAGGTCCTGATACTGGACGAGCCCACGAGAGGGCTTGACCAATGGAACAAGGCCAAACTGGGCGATATCCTGGAGAAGCTTCGTGCGGAGGGTCAGACCACCATCCTGGTGACCCATGACTACCGGTTCATTGCGGAATATTCCAGCCGGGTTCTCCGACTGAAGGACGGGTGCCTGACGGAGATATCCCTGGACGATATGATGGCCATCGCCAAAGAAGAGCTAGGGGTGGTCTGA
- a CDS encoding energy-coupling factor transporter transmembrane component T: MIFPYKDTNSRIHKLDARPKIVFVAAMFVMSVLLSDIFYLAILFLFILLVAVAGRVLRSTLSLLKYTAYMIPFVFLFNLLIPQGYDVVFTYGIIRITSESIWFATSMCFRLFVAVGSFSLLAFIVHPDEALRAMSRFGHKTTTSFSLATRMYPTIATDSKNIMDAMRVRGVEFDEGGALKKAQARSPVVMPLLMNSLERSVGISEAMEARGFGSGKRTSYIIARITTREIAMVISFVAAMFFAVAMFIVGHGHVDYLAGEMTSPSLLDFEIIGVILLLLSPIFLGGRK, encoded by the coding sequence ATGATATTCCCATACAAGGACACCAACTCGAGGATCCACAAGCTGGATGCCCGACCCAAGATCGTGTTCGTAGCGGCGATGTTCGTTATGTCCGTGCTCCTTTCGGACATCTTCTACTTGGCGATCCTGTTCCTCTTCATACTATTGGTGGCGGTGGCGGGCAGAGTGCTCCGGTCCACGCTCTCGTTGCTGAAGTATACCGCATACATGATTCCTTTCGTCTTCCTCTTCAATCTCCTAATCCCTCAGGGCTATGATGTGGTCTTCACCTATGGAATAATCAGGATCACCTCGGAATCGATCTGGTTCGCGACCAGCATGTGCTTCAGGCTGTTCGTGGCCGTGGGATCGTTCTCATTGCTCGCCTTCATCGTGCATCCGGACGAGGCTCTCCGCGCCATGTCAAGATTCGGCCACAAGACGACAACCTCGTTCTCCTTGGCCACTAGGATGTACCCCACCATCGCGACCGATTCGAAGAACATCATGGACGCCATGCGGGTCAGGGGTGTGGAGTTCGACGAGGGTGGGGCTCTCAAGAAAGCCCAGGCCCGGTCCCCGGTCGTAATGCCCCTGTTGATGAACTCTCTTGAGAGGTCCGTCGGGATATCCGAGGCGATGGAAGCGCGAGGGTTCGGATCGGGCAAAAGAACGTCCTATATCATCGCCAGGATAACGACCCGCGAGATCGCGATGGTGATATCGTTCGTTGCGGCGATGTTCTTCGCCGTGGCGATGTTCATAGTCGGACATGGCCACGTCGATTATCTTGCCGGTGAGATGACGAGCCCGTCCTTGCTGGACTTCGAGATCATCGGCGTCATCCTGCTATTGCTTTCGCCGATATTCCTGGGGGGAAGGAAATGA
- a CDS encoding DUF4430 domain-containing protein has translation MKKSTLVAIIVVVLVAVVLVSGMGLFPGNSSGAKNKTATMTIDFSDAPTNHFRNNVTTWTNSSGVWTYETHASGNGTTIFVFKNMTFSDNVMDLLMECAGKGDFAVVRQQYVAMGTIIERIDGVNTERPGRGWQFYVNDVYGTVACDKTTLNDGDRVYWKFMELSGNLT, from the coding sequence ATGAAAAAATCGACACTGGTGGCGATCATCGTCGTCGTATTGGTGGCCGTGGTGCTGGTAAGCGGAATGGGACTGTTCCCCGGCAACAGCAGCGGAGCCAAGAACAAGACCGCCACCATGACCATCGATTTCTCCGATGCCCCCACGAACCATTTCCGGAACAACGTGACCACCTGGACCAATTCCAGCGGGGTCTGGACCTATGAGACCCATGCGAGCGGTAACGGCACCACCATCTTCGTCTTCAAGAACATGACGTTCTCAGACAACGTCATGGACCTTCTGATGGAATGTGCGGGCAAGGGAGACTTCGCCGTGGTCAGGCAACAGTACGTCGCCATGGGAACGATCATCGAGAGGATCGATGGGGTGAACACCGAGAGGCCTGGACGGGGTTGGCAGTTCTATGTTAACGATGTCTATGGAACGGTCGCATGCGACAAGACAACATTGAACGATGGAGACCGAGTGTACTGGAAGTTCATGGAGCTGTCAGGTAATCTCACATGA
- a CDS encoding PQQ-binding-like beta-propeller repeat protein: MKFQRLFAFLMFASFLTVAAMPVLTDATTPQTCAVLIDFGDGTVAWADVPIDSNTDSFNATKMAAEQLGLAFESINYPGMGDFVDKIGNKSSTSTEFWGFWVWNSTAQKWVSPMFGAQSPNAKAINFPAIAFKIGASRADWSSPAPLATPEHRYPWTVSKYDLSNSGNSPSYSSVTPGMAWSKNLNSGAIDTVPVSANGSLYVFAGDFMTKAKLFCMDLNGDQKWNATVNSTAFQLSSPLLIEGQVIVSTNDGVVTSFNSATGAKLWNFTIDSPAKGISSSPVFTSNMIIVPGGDGKLYALNEDGSLAWKKVLASEIYYSAPAVKDGTIYVGSTDGVFHAVATNGTELWNVSFGGKIKSSAALLNDSIVLITYTYAVSDYAVSSSNFVQMNYTGTIMSNISMTGKMSTPSILGKNVVVSYGNDIQMRKANGSLVWSTSIGATIGGSIAVSSNGILAITNEATSNIVMLSKTGVKMWNSSLLPANYALGSPIVVEDTVIAVCDNGYVYAYNNLDPVVNLTAVNDGLKVEFSAGIVDLDQCHVTWNFGDGNTSTGAHVNHTYEKAGSYTVTAWTVDAQGANTTVTKAISVESKTAATDNTMLYVLVASVVLVLLAVGAVYFVRRKK, translated from the coding sequence ACCGATTCTTTCAACGCCACCAAGATGGCAGCAGAGCAATTAGGTCTGGCATTCGAATCGATAAACTATCCTGGGATGGGGGACTTTGTTGACAAGATAGGAAACAAGAGCAGCACCTCCACCGAGTTCTGGGGATTCTGGGTTTGGAACAGTACGGCTCAGAAATGGGTATCTCCAATGTTTGGAGCCCAGTCACCAAATGCAAAGGCAATAAACTTTCCAGCCATAGCGTTTAAGATCGGCGCATCTCGGGCCGATTGGTCCTCACCAGCCCCTCTGGCCACACCGGAGCACAGGTATCCATGGACCGTTTCAAAATATGACCTCTCCAATTCCGGTAATTCACCATCCTATTCCAGTGTCACCCCTGGGATGGCATGGAGCAAGAACCTGAACTCTGGCGCGATCGACACGGTCCCGGTCAGCGCGAACGGCAGTCTGTATGTATTTGCCGGGGACTTCATGACCAAGGCCAAGCTCTTTTGCATGGACCTGAATGGAGATCAGAAGTGGAACGCAACGGTCAATTCAACCGCTTTCCAGTTATCTTCGCCTCTCCTGATCGAAGGTCAGGTCATCGTTTCGACAAACGATGGCGTCGTCACTTCGTTCAACTCAGCGACGGGAGCCAAGCTGTGGAACTTCACCATCGATTCCCCGGCCAAGGGGATCAGCTCGTCGCCTGTGTTCACCTCTAACATGATAATCGTGCCCGGCGGTGACGGTAAGTTGTACGCCCTGAATGAGGACGGATCTCTGGCATGGAAGAAGGTGCTTGCCTCCGAGATATACTACTCAGCCCCGGCGGTCAAGGATGGGACCATCTACGTCGGATCCACCGATGGCGTGTTCCATGCCGTGGCGACGAATGGGACCGAGTTGTGGAACGTCTCCTTTGGGGGAAAGATCAAGTCCTCAGCAGCCCTCCTCAACGATTCGATCGTCCTGATCACCTATACCTATGCGGTATCGGATTATGCCGTGTCCTCGTCGAACTTCGTCCAGATGAACTACACCGGCACGATCATGTCGAACATCTCCATGACGGGCAAGATGAGCACCCCTTCGATACTCGGTAAGAATGTCGTGGTCTCCTATGGAAACGATATCCAGATGAGGAAAGCGAACGGTTCTCTGGTATGGTCAACATCGATCGGGGCGACCATCGGAGGATCCATAGCGGTTTCCTCGAACGGCATCCTGGCAATTACGAACGAGGCGACGAGCAACATCGTGATGCTTTCGAAGACGGGCGTCAAGATGTGGAATTCCTCGTTGCTTCCAGCCAACTATGCTCTGGGATCGCCGATCGTTGTGGAGGACACCGTCATTGCCGTGTGCGACAATGGATATGTCTACGCCTACAACAACCTCGATCCGGTCGTAAATCTGACTGCCGTCAATGATGGTTTGAAGGTCGAGTTCTCCGCCGGGATCGTCGACCTGGACCAGTGCCATGTGACCTGGAACTTCGGCGACGGTAACACCAGCACCGGAGCGCATGTCAACCATACCTATGAAAAGGCGGGAAGCTACACCGTTACCGCCTGGACCGTTGACGCGCAAGGGGCGAACACGACCGTTACCAAGGCCATATCGGTTGAATCCAAGACCGCGGCGACCGATAACACCATGCTCTATGTCCTAGTGGCATCGGTCGTCCTGGTCCTGTTGGCGGTAGGGGCAGTCTATTTCGTGAGGCGCAAGAAGTAG